From a region of the Narcine bancroftii isolate sNarBan1 chromosome 5, sNarBan1.hap1, whole genome shotgun sequence genome:
- the LOC138763009 gene encoding uncharacterized protein yields MYRSGKNPELPSSCVRTQPPSLENPRESERDAALGSGREGETKHLSQQLPLEQTPPLHRPSLPCTAPASPAPPQPPLHRPSLPCTAPASPAPPQPPLHRPSLPCTAPASPAPPQPPLHRPSLPCTAPASPAPPQPPLHRPSLPCTAPASPAPPQPPLHRPSLPCTAPASPAPPQPPLHRPSLPCTAPASPAPPQPPLHRPSLPCTAPASPAPPQPPLHRPSLPCTAPASPAPPQPPLHRPSLPCIPPSYPVPHAPAPLPRPPTHTSPTCAPVPLTPPSPLRFSQSSTPLLSILHPLLSIFQPPPPSPFPPLLSTPTLPLFLSTPDPFLSTPIPSSPPRPLPLHPDPFLSTPTPSSPPRPLPLQPDPFLSTPTPSSPPRPLPLHPDPFLSTPTPSSPPPTPSSPSSVPAPSSPSSVPAPLLSFPPDPPTPALTHSSLDPPHSSPNPPTPAPTTPPAPTPPLQPRPPTPAPTPHSSPDPPLQPRPPHSSPDPPTPAPTPPLQPRPPHSSPDPPTPAPTPPLQPRHPHSSPDPPTPAPVSPPPVPHCPPPVPHCPHLSPIAPTCPPLPPPVPHCPHLSPIAHTSLGYRHLPLTCGSGLPHLTIGTLLYPGDLHPKLQMPPLYILITQETPPRSQLVGIGGHQLRTEMWRNVFS; encoded by the exons ATGTACAGGAGTGGAAAAAACCCAGAGCTGCCTTCCTCCTGCGTCAGGACGCAGCCTCCCTCTCTAGAGAACCccagagagagcgagcgagacgCAGCGCTGGGGAGCGGGCGGGAGGGGGAGACCAAACACCTCTCTCAACAACTACCACTGGAGCAGACT CCTCCCCTGCACCGCCCCAGCCTCCCCTGCACCGCCCCAGCCTCCCCTGCACCGCCCCAGCCTCCCCTGCACCGCCCCAGCCTCCCCTGCACCGCCCCAGCCTCCCCTGCACCGCCCCAGCCTCCCCTGCACCGCCCCAGCCTCCCCTGCACCGCCCCAGCCTCCCCTGCACCGCCCCAGCCTCCCCTGCACCGCCCCAGCCTCCCCTGCACCGCCCCAGCCTCCCCTGCACCGCCCCAGCCTCCCCTGCACCGCCCCAGCCTCCCCTGCACCGCCCCAGCCTCCCCTGCACCGCCCCAGCCTCCCCTGCACCGCCCCAGCCTCCCCTGCACCGCCCCAGCCTCCCCTGCACCGCCCCAGCCTCCCCTGCACCGCCCCAGCCTCCCCTGCACCGCCCCAGCCTCCCCTGCACCGCCCCAGCCTCCCCTGCACCGCCCCAGCCTCCCCTGCACCGCCCCAGCCTCCCCTGCACCGCCCCAGCCTCCCCTGCACCGCCCCAGCCTCCCCTGCACCGCCCCAGCCTCCCCTGCACCGCCCCAGCCTCCCCTGCACCGCCCCAGCCTCCCCTGCATCCCCCCATCCTATCCTGTTCCCCATGCCCCCGCTCCCTTGCCtcgcccccccacccacacctctCCAACCTGCGCCCCagtccccctcacccccccctcccccctccgctTCTCTCAatcctccacccccctcctctccatcctccaccccctcctctccatcttccagccccctcccccttcccccttccctcctctactCTCCACTCCGACCCTTCCTCTCTTCCTCTCCACCCCCGACCCCTTCCTCTCCACCCCGATCCCTTCCTCTCCACCCCGACCCCTTCCTCTCCACCCCGACCCCTTCCTCTCCACCCCGACCCCTTCCTCTCCACCCCGACCCCTTCCTCTCCAACCCGACCCCTTCCTCTCCACCCCGACCCCTTCCTCTCCACCCCGACCCCTTCCTCTCCACCCCGACCCCTTCCTCTCCACCCCGACCCCTTCCTCTCCACCCCCgaccccctcctctccatcctccgtccccgccccctcctctccatcctccGTCCCCgcacccctcctctccttcccccccgacccccccactcCAGCCCTGACCCACTCCAGCCTCGATCCCCCCCACTCCAgccccaacccccccactccaGCCCCGACCACCCCTCCAGCCCCGACCCCCCCACTCCAGCCCCGACCCCCCACTCCAGCCCCGACCCCCCACTCCAGCCCTGACCCCCCACTCCAGCCCCGACCCCCCCACTCCAGCCCCGACCCCCCCACTCCAGCCCCGACCCCCCCACTCCAGCCCCGACCCCCCCACTCCAGCCCCGACCCCCCCACTCCAGCCCCGACCCCCCCACTCCAGCCCCGACACCCCCACTCCAGCCCCGACCCCCCCActccagcccctgtttccccccCACCTGTCCCCCATTGCCCCCCACCTGTCCCCCATTGCCCCCACCTGTCCCCCATTGCCCCCACCTGTCCCCCATTGCCCCCACCTGTCCCCCATTGCCCCCACCTGTCCCCCATTGCCCACACCT CCCTGGGCTACAGGCATCTCCCCCTAACTTGTGGCTCTGGACTCCCTCACCTTACCATTGGTACCCTCTTATACCCTGGGGATCTTCACCCTAAACTACAGATGCCGCCACTCTATATCCTCATCACCCAAGAAACCCCTCCCCGTTCCCAGCTGGTAGGAATTGGAGGGCAtcagcttagaacagagatgtggaggaatgtcTTCAGCTAA